The nucleotide window CGAAACGTGTTGGACTCGAAAAGTAAGATACTGTCGGAACGTCAGCCGTCGTTCATGGTAGAATGTCAGCACCTCTACATACCATCTTCCAAAGCTTATATGATCGGGGGAGCTGAAGACAGGCGCGCTCGAGCACGAAGGCGCGCTCGTGTACGGTCCCATGTTGCGACTTGAACTGGATGTAGGCGAGCCATGGCTTGATGCTTCCGGGGTTGCGGATGACGTCTTGCTCGTAAACGGAgtcttcgtcgcccttgAATAGTTTGTCAACTTCTGAAGTCCATCGCAACCGAGTTGAACCTTTGAAGCGTCACCGGCAGGAGCAGTACACTTACAACCAGGTGCAGGTCTGGACGTCTCTGAGAGCCGTTGAGAAGCACTGAGGCAGGCATTTTGTTTTTGTTCGATCAATTGCCCAATGACCGTGAGGAAGACACGACAGTGACAGCTCGCCAGTCGCGACGCTGGATAGTTGGAGGGAAAAGCGACACAATTTAAAAGTGAATCATTGCGTGACCTGCTCAAAAAATCGGTTCCTTCGCGATGGAAGTTGCTGGTCTGCTGTTTCCTTCGGCACGTCAACAAGCCCAAGCATATTCATCTTAGTTGCATAGTGGCATGATAGATAATTGCATAAATATATCAGCTATAGTAATGCTGCCTCAATAAAGAGGGAATAGTAAGTAAGTAAGTTTGCCCCGCCCGTCAATTATTGACGCGGGAATTGGGTACCTCAGATGCCTTCAGTGGACCAGGACATCTCTACAGGGGTCGAGGTACCTACTTAGCGAGCACTGACGCAACGAGCAGCCAACATCGCGGGCTAGGTCGCCAAACAACGTCTCCAGCTCCCCATCAACTCAATTGAACGGTCACCTTGCGTTTGCTTTGAACTTCTGGTGTTGAGCACACTCGTCTTTTTGCCAATACCTCCTGATCAATTAGCAATACAATCTTCGCCGTCCATTTCAGTCAAAGACGATGTCTGGTGCTCCTGTAGGCCACACATACTCCAATGAGCCAGGCTCAAAGAGGTCGCTCGCTGGCTGACACCATCATGCACTTGCTTAGGACCGAGAGGCCGTGTTTCCCACGCGCCAGTCGCTGGGAATCATGAAGGCGAAGCTCAAGGGTGCTGAAACCGGCCACAGTCTGCTCAAGCGAAAGAGCGAGGCCCTGACCAAGTATGTTCTCAGAGAGGCTTGGAACCGCATATGTTAGAAGTGGTTCACTGACACGTTTTGCTCCGCAGGCGATTCCGAGGTTCGAAGTCCCGATCTCTCCCCGAAAAACGATGCTGACGAAGGAATCGCTCTTCAAAAGAGATAACAAGACGCATCGACGAAGCCAAGCGCAAGATGGGACGTGTAATGCAAATTGCCTCCTTTTCCTTGGCCGAAGTTACGTATGCCGTAGGCGGTGATATCGGCTATCAGATACAGGAGTCGGCGCGATCAGCTCGGTTCCGGGTGCGCACCAAGCAGGAAAATGTTTCGGGTGTTCTGCTCCCTGCCTTCGAGAGCTACGTGACTGAAGGAAACAACGACTTCGGCCTGACCGGACTGGGCAAAGGTGGTCAGCAGGTCCAGCGCTGCCGCGAGACATATGCCCGTGCTGTGGAGGCCTTAGTCGAGCTTGCGAGTCTTCAGGTACGCGGCCTTCAGGTCTCTAGGGACGACCACGCAGGCTAATATGACATAGACTGCGTTTGTTATTTTGGATGAAGTCATCAAGGTTGTTAATCGACGTGGTAAGTTGTGCAACCGACAGTTTCCCCTGATACCTCATACTAACGTAATGTAGTGAATGCAATGTGAGCAGTTTTCAAACGATGCGCGTACTAACCATTTGCTGACCATTTCCCAAGCGAGCACGTTATCATTCCCAGAACAGAGAATACCATCAAGTGTATGAAACTCCCCAAGAATCACTCGCATGACAACTGGAGATGTATCTGACTCCTTCGTCACAGACATCAACTCGGAATTGGATGAACTGGACCGAGAAGAGTTCTACAGACTGAAAAAGGTAATAGCAATCACGCGACATGGAGAGCAGCAATTTCTGACGGAGATGTGCAGGTAGCGAACAAGAAACAGAGAGATACCGCAGCCACAGATGCAGAGATCAAGGCCAAAAAGGCCGCCAATGCAGCAGAGGAGAGGGGTGATGCGCCCGGGCCAAACGACCTTCTCGCGGCAGAGGAAGATAACGATGTTATTTTCTGAGCATGTCGTACCTGTGGCACAGTGAGAAAAGAGATAACGAAGCATGTGTCAATAGCCAGGGTCGTTGTTGGTGTACGCGCGCTCTTTCTTATAAGCATCCATACCCTCTCGAACTCATTCTTAACCTATACGCCGATGTAATTGACAACCGAAAACACCCCAAACTGCACACCCGCTATCTATTGCCGCTGGTATGTGACCTTGATAGTATGCGAGTCTCCGAGGACCATGCCCGCAGTGTTTTCCTTTGCCGTGATGGCCCCCTGTTCGCCCTCGTACTCAACGAAAGCGATACCGCGGCGGCCTGGTACCAATCTGACCTCGCGGAATCCCTCGAAACGACCAAATATGCTtgtgacggcgtcgacatcgtaATCCTCAGGCAAATTTTGCACGAATAGAATCTTGTTCGGGGGTAGATACTCGTCGGGGATGACAGCCGTCGTAGAGGGATTCGTGGACTTGAGGCCAGTGCCGCGAGCGGCCTTGACAGGACGGTTGTCCTGTGCAACAGCGCCGCTTGGGCCGGGCCTTTTGAGGCGCTTTTGCTCTTCAGCAGCCTCGTATGCCTTCTTTTTGTCTGTTCAAGGGGCAAAGAAGTTAGCAGAGGTGGTACTGGTTTTCTGCACAGATGACTATGCgcgaagaaagaaaacaagAGAAATATGGCCGTATACCACAGTACCTTTTTCAGCTAGACGACGACGCTTATGCAGCTCAAActcttcatcatcgccagCCGTCTTGACGGTTGCATCGCTTCTTGTGCGTgcgagggcgagctgcaTAGGCTTCTCAAACAACTCAAAGCCTTGAACCTCCTCGATGGCTTTACGCGCGGCTTCAGGGTCAGCAAAGACAACGAAAGCTTGTCCTTTGGCCTTCAGATTCGTCTTGGCAACGATCTCGATGACATTGCCGTACTCAGAGAAGATCTGGAGCAGCGCGCCCTTCAACAGGTCGACTTTGACGCGCTCCTCAAGGTTTCGCACGTATACCCTATTGCACAGATGGTCAGCCAATGGCCCGACGTGTCGAAGTGCAATGACACGTACGTGGCGATGGGGAGACCGGAAGCCATGTCTTTAGTTGTGTAGGGAAAAGAGTGCAATTACAGGTCGGTCGGCTGGGAGAGGAAATGCTTAGATACATGTAACGATGAGGGTCAAGCTGGCTCGTCCAATGTTAAACACCCCCATCGCTGCGGAGCGTGGGACGTGCACGGGTACAAGCACAGCTGGCGAGGTACCGATGCGTAAGGTATCGGATTTGGACTTAGCCACATAGTGAATACTGAGAGGTCTTGTAttcacatacgaccatacccactggagaactcgggatcccgtccgctctcccatagataagccagtgagggccggattagtagttgggtcggtgacgaccagcgaatacctggtgttgtatgtaATTCTTTTGCACCAATATTGCCTACTTGTTGAATTATTTTTCGACAACTATAATAGCGGGCTAGCTGTCCTAATCAAGGGTATAGGAGTAAAACATGTTTTATCTAACACTGAATAAATGCACGTTTCAAACGATCTCATTTGGGCTTGTTGTTGTGCCAGCTGCCTGGTATAGCACGATAATCAAAGCCGTCGCTGCCCAGGCGCGCACAAGCTCATGTGTTAGCCATCGCATTGTTAAATGTCAAGGTAACGTGGTAACTTGGCTATTGGAGTATGCCGTACTGCTCTTAGCTGGCCAACGTGTAAATGCGGACGTTCAACAAATGATACACAGGGCTACCTGGATACGAGTCTATACATTCGCCTCCTCAGTTGGCgcttgctcttcttcgctCCTGGGCTCTTCTAGAACCAAATCGCTCTTCAAATCCGGAAGGAAACGATCAATACGTTTCCACGTCTCGTTCCACAGGTTCTCCTTCGACGCATCTTTTGTGGGAGAAACAAGGAAGCCGCTACTTGCCATGAAAAGAACTACATTCTTCAGGTTTTCCCTAACTGCCTCCTCCTGTTGTCTTGCCGTTAGCATACATCCCTCCCGGTCGATCAACTTGGGCGAATGAACTTACGAGGCTATCGCCCTGGCCACTATTCATTAACCGATCCATAATGTCGATAATCTTAACCCAAAGATCCAGCATTCCGTCCCATTTTGAGAGCAGCACCAGGTATTGAAGGAAGACTTTGCACAGCAAAGATGCGGCTTGAACCCGCATTTCGCTCATGCCGTCCCGGTCTGAGGAGAAGACCTCTGGCTTCAAGAGTTTATGGATTAGTGGGAACAAGACCTCGCCAAAGATGGCTGTCCACTCCTTATGGTCGCTGCAAGTCAGATCGGGAGAGAGCAGTGATCGCTGCAGCGAGGTGAAAGCCTGGAGGCGTACGTCGCGACATGGGTTTGTACATTGCGTTGTGAGTGCCTGAAAGATAGGTAGCCAGTAGGCAGACCAAGCTTGAAGACCCCGTTAGTCCCAGCACCGAGCCATCCACATAGACATGACTCTTGACTCACCTTCGTTGCTTTCTAGATGAGATTGCTTCATCAAGAAGGGGATACGTGCTGTCATGTTGTAGATGCTGTTGACCGCCTTGGACCCACGTGTAATAGCTTCGTTGACACTGCTGGCTAGTCAGTCCGGCTCAAAATCCAGTGTGAATCGCGTCGCTGCTTACTTTGTTTTCTCGCGAGTTCCTTCGTGTACCTTGCGCTGCTGTGTTTCGAGCTTGCGTTCCACGAGCACAGCCCGCCCAGCTCCAGACGCAAATTCACCAAGTAAAGAAATCGCCGCTTCGTAATTGTCTGCAATGATCGCTGGCGGTGCACCTCCGCAACCCAACTCAAGGATGTCAAACACAAGTGGCGCTGACTCCTGGCGCCCTGCCAACGCTCGCATGATGGCCCAGAAGTCTGGAGAAGTCATGATTTCATTGCGTAGAGGGCTGGGCTCGTCGATGCACAGCCTCAACCCCCGGAGCATCAAGACGGAAGTCTTTGCCAGAACTTCTTTCGCAAAGCTCGATATTGTGTGTAGCAGAACCGGGACGTTGATGTAGTCATGTACCTAAATAACGACATGAATGAGACAAATGACTTGTAGATAAGACAGGTTGGGGGGAGATACGTACGTAGCTGACCTGTAAGAGTTTGAGGAGGTAGAAGGTAGCCCTGGAGACAATGATGTAGTGGTAATTACCAGCATCCCGCAGCACCGCTTGCAGTGCTTCTATGACCCTCTTGCCGATAATCTGAACGGTGTCTTGATCTCGAAGAGCGAGCACAGTGCTGAATTCGAGTATGTAGGCCATGGCAGGGTCATACACAACGCTTGTCTGCATTGGGTTCTGTCCGTTCATGGACGCCGCTGGTACGTTCTCCGACTTCACTACTATGACTGTGGGGCTATGATCTTCAGGCAGCGCATCGAGCAGTGCATCAACCAACGGTTTCAAGTCCTGAGGTGAAAGTTTGCTGATGAAACTTGTTAATCAATGTTTTCTGGCTGGGCATGGCGACTTACGATATGTTGGCGAAAACGTTGCCCATATGGCAAGAGTTTACACAGTCGACGGTGCACAGAGTGCTCTCCAACTCCTCGTCGGAGGGCTCTGGTGGATCATCTGCCGCGTAGCTGGAAATGTAACTGGTGAACGCAGAAAAAAAGCCCGTGTCCACCGCCTTTGCCGCTCGATCAATGACTTGGGATGGGGTCTGCAGCGGAATCGGGGTGATGTCCAAGACTGCAGATTCTGCGGAGAAAAAAGGGGGAACCAAAGAATTAACGAAGAGATTAAGCCACATCCGAGTGATCTAGGAAACATTAGCCGAATTCGTAAAATCACGAATGCAAACGAGGTTGGCATACGTGTTTCCAGCCGTGTTGGATCAATTCCTCGTTACCAGTAACGACTCGGAAGAGAACCAGAGTCGCTAGCTGTGCCCTAAAGTCTCTTCCCAGTTTGACTGCCAACTCGCTAACCATGACACTGCTGTCGCCAGCCTGAACCTCGGTGTTCAAGCCTGTGTTGAAAGGCATCTCGGTAGCCAGTGTCGTCATGTGACTAAGAGAGTAAATGATCTGGTCTAGAGCCTCAGTATTTTTGTACTTGGCTGCTATCCGAGCGCATTCATCGAATCCAGTGACAATTCTGGCAAAGACTGCGTCATCGGTGGCGGACATGAAGACGTAGGATAGCGTGGACACAATGGGCCGCCAGGTGGAAGCGAACATGTCGGCATCGTAAATATTCGTCTCGCAGAGAACCAACGGCCGCACCGATTCCGATTTGACTAGCAGCTCGCGCCAAGCATAGTCAAATGCATGTTTGTTGTCGTGCTCGTCGGGCAGAATTATCTCGTTGGTCCTGATATTGTCAAAGATTTCTTGGAGATATTCGGGCGCAAAGTCCTTGCCGTCGTTCACCCCCCTCAAGTTTCGCGCGAAATCTTCCACAGTCATGCGCTTCTGGCCCTTGAGGTTAGGGTTGTGCTGGTCAGTATTCAACATGATGATGGCGTACGTCAGAACAAAAACGGCATCAGCATTGGCAACCTCTGTCGGCTTCGCTTTGGAACAATACTTGTCCGCGAAACAAGTGACGATTCTCTCGATCAAGGCAGACTCGCCTGGCAGTCTGAATGTCTCCAAAAGCCCCCTGAGCGCCTCGTCCACGCGTTTCTCAGAGAAATCGAACTGGTTCATGTACGCTTCCAGTACACCCTCGCTGCCCTTCTTGGAAAGGTACTCGCCGAGAACTTTTTTGGACACTCGGGAAGTCCCCTTCAGGAACTTGGCAATGGCAATTGGATCCTTGACATCTGCGACGATGCCTTGAGCCTCGAGATACGCGAGTCCACCTTTGGGGTTCTCGTTGAACTTGCTGGTCCCCTTGATgatgatcttcttcttgcgtCTCTGCTCCCGCAGTTCCGTAGCGTCAGGATAGCAATCAATAACAGGCGCATCATCCAGCCTTTCAGCTATGAATTGGATGTATCGTAGCAGCGCGTCCAAGCACAGTGGCGGCACACTCGTCGTGCTCCAGGTTGCAGAATCCGGCAGAGCATTACGAGAGAGAAGACCGATCATGTCTTCGCATAGATCCGCTCGATCAGCGTCGCAATCATAATTGATGAAGAGCTCGGCCATGAAAgtcggcatcctcgacaGCACGCCAATATGTTCGACCATTGCTTGTCTTGCGTCAGGCTTCCTTGCGCCGCCCTCAAGACCAAGCTTCTGGCGGTCTTTGACCGGCACTGGCGTTGAGCGCCCACTGCTCGTTTGCGACGGTGGGGGCTTGACGAGCTTCGGAGACTGGGGGATACCAGCGTACAGTGACGGGTCGATGCCGGGCTCTCGAGGTATCTCCACCGACGGGTGAAGGCATGCGACGAGATAGGAGAGAAATAGTTCTTGCTGCAACTTGAGCACACCACGACATGTGGCCAGTAGTGTtccggcgacgatgagggACTCTTGCAGAATGGCCATGTTATCGGACCTGACGAGCTGGAAAAGATAGCAACAGAGCCTGTCTTCAGCGATGGCGGCCAAAGCTGGGTGCCGCGCAATGGAGGGTCCAGAGACCTCGAGGGCCACATGAATAATGCGTAGTGCCATAACCCTCATCGTGTCCGTATGCTGGCGGTCGTTGGGGTCCAAAAAATTGACCAACACCCGGAATAGCTCCCGTACGGAGGGTAGGGAGTAAGGACGAAGGTCCAAGGAATCAGCGCTCTCTGCACCGTCGGCGTCCGCTTCACCTTCAGTCTCGACGGTTGTTCCAATGTCGATCTTGCTGTCTCCGGAATCGGAGTCTACTTGAGAACGGGAGTTTGGCTCCAAAGGCGTCGAGCTTGACGTGGATAAGCGGACGTCTTGCTCAGAACCCGTTACTTGTAAGCCTGGTGCGGTGTTGGTGACTGGGTCCATCTTGACGCTGTCCATGTCGGCACTTGTCTGCTTGTCAAGAGCGTCTGACTCATCCCCAGCCTCAACTTCGAGATGTTTGACGTCTTCAAAGATAATCTGGCACATGCGGACCATTGATGCTTCGGCAGTTCGACGCAGAACAGGCGAAAATCGAGGCTGCGAACAGATCGCTAGCCCCCTGCCCATCATGTCGCAGACGCTCTCGTCACTCAAAATATCGCCTCCGGGGCCCGACATCATGTCTTCCATCAGGTGGAGAATCATTAGCAGAACGACTTCCACCTGACCGGCGTCACTTCCATCGAACTGGCAGCGAGTGACTGCTGCAGACAGAGACTGCATTGCGAGAGCGAATCGTGGAGAGGTGGGACTAATGAAGCCGTAGGCCAGAAACTTGCGTAAAGCCCCCAGCGTGAGAATCGTTATAGGCGCAGCAGTGCCTTTGGTCTGAATTATCTGCAAGAACGGATTCAGGAGAGACAGGGCATCGAACGAGCGGATATCTGAAGCGAGATATGGTCAACAAAATGAACCCAGCGAAGACTTGGTATGTAGTGTCGGGCAACATGGGAATATACATCCTACCTCTAACGCTAGCCAGCTCATGGCGAAGCTTCCCGAAGCCGGCCATTAACGGATTGTCCTGTATGCTGCGGCCCTTCTTCCCACGCAAACCCCATCTGTTGGCGGAACCAATGTCCTGGGCACCGTCTGTCCCTAGTCCAGCCCCCGACGTCTTGGAAGTGCCCCTTGGTGAAGGATTCGGGGACCCCAGGTTAATGGGGTTTGGGCTCCCACCCAAGATGGCCGACACGGAAGAATGGGGAGACCGCGCATGCTTCTGAATCGCGGACGTGATTGATATACATTCGGACATGACCAGAGACACTGGGTCTACAGCAACCGAGACAGGGCGACTTCGATATTGCATTCTCGGCGCAACCGTGTGTGTGCCCCCAGTGCGGCGTAGGTCTACGCTGGAACGGGCGCCGACGGTAGAGGCCGTTTCGGCGTGTAGTAGGTCATCGACATCTCGACTCATGATCTGGTGGTGGAGGCAGTATTTGGGAGCGCGCAACGTTCGGTCTTGGGTGAGCTCGAGGCTCTCGTGAGTGATGGGCGACAGGAAAGGCGCCGACAGTGAGGATTAGGAGGAGGCTGGTTGCCAAGTCGCTTGCAATTCCGTGCTGCTTGCCCGATTGTAGGATACAATCAGAAGGGAAATGGGGTTTCAAGGACAGGTATCCGTAGAGCTGTGCCTTGAGCTCGTAGTC belongs to Colletotrichum higginsianum IMI 349063 chromosome 5, whole genome shotgun sequence and includes:
- a CDS encoding RNA recognition domain-containing protein, with translation MASGLPIATVYVRNLEERVKVDLLKGALLQIFSEYGNVIEIVAKTNLKAKGQAFVVFADPEAARKAIEEVQGFELFEKPMQLALARTRSDATVKTAGDDEEFELHKRRRLAEKDKKKAYEAAEEQKRLKRPGPSGAVAQDNRPVKAARGTGLKSTNPSTTAVIPDEYLPPNKILFVQNLPEDYDVDAVTSIFGRFEGFREVRLVPGRRGIAFVEYEGEQGAITAKENTAGMVLGDSHTIKVTYQRQ
- a CDS encoding ATP synthase subunit D, with the protein product MSGAPDREAVFPTRQSLGIMKAKLKGAETGHSLLKRKSEALTKYVLREAWNRICDSEVRSPDLSPKNDADEGIALQKR
- a CDS encoding Sec7 domain-containing protein codes for the protein MSRDVDDLLHAETASTVGARSSVDLRRTGGTHTVAPRMQYRSRPVSVAVDPVSLVMSECISITSAIQKHARSPHSSVSAILGGSPNPINLGSPNPSPRGTSKTSGAGLGTDGAQDIGSANRWGLRGKKGRSIQDNPLMAGFGKLRHELASVRDIRSFDALSLLNPFLQIIQTKGTAAPITILTLGALRKFLAYGFISPTSPRFALAMQSLSAAVTRCQFDGSDAGQVEVVLLMILHLMEDMMSGPGGDILSDESVCDMMGRGLAICSQPRFSPVLRRTAEASMVRMCQIIFEDVKHLEVEAGDESDALDKQTSADMDSVKMDPVTNTAPGLQVTGSEQDVRLSTSSSTPLEPNSRSQVDSDSGDSKIDIGTTVETEGEADADGAESADSLDLRPYSLPSVRELFRVLVNFLDPNDRQHTDTMRVMALRIIHVALEVSGPSIARHPALAAIAEDRLCCYLFQLVRSDNMAILQESLIVAGTLLATCRGVLKLQQELFLSYLVACLHPSVEIPREPGIDPSLYAGIPQSPKLVKPPPSQTSSGRSTPVPVKDRQKLGLEGGARKPDARQAMVEHIGVLSRMPTFMAELFINYDCDADRADLCEDMIGLLSRNALPDSATWSTTSVPPLCLDALLRYIQFIAERLDDAPVIDCYPDATELREQRRKKKIIIKGTSKFNENPKGGLAYLEAQGIVADVKDPIAIAKFLKGTSRVSKKVLGEYLSKKGSEGVLEAYMNQFDFSEKRVDEALRGLLETFRLPGESALIERIVTCFADKYCSKAKPTEVANADAVFVLTYAIIMLNTDQHNPNLKGQKRMTVEDFARNLRGVNDGKDFAPEYLQEIFDNIRTNEIILPDEHDNKHAFDYAWRELLVKSESVRPLVLCETNIYDADMFASTWRPIVSTLSYVFMSATDDAVFARIVTGFDECARIAAKYKNTEALDQIIYSLSHMTTLATEMPFNTGLNTEVQAGDSSVMVSELAVKLGRDFRAQLATLVLFRVVTGNEELIQHGWKHITRMWLNLFVNSLVPPFFSAESAVLDITPIPLQTPSQVIDRAAKAVDTGFFSAFTSYISSYAADDPPEPSDEELESTLCTVDCVNSCHMGNVFANISKLSPQDLKPLVDALLDALPEDHSPTVIVVKSENVPAASMNGQNPMQTSVVYDPAMAYILEFSTVLALRDQDTVQIIGKRVIEALQAVLRDAGNYHYIIVSRATFYLLKLLQVSYVHDYINVPVLLHTISSFAKEVLAKTSVLMLRGLRLCIDEPSPLRNEIMTSPDFWAIMRALAGRQESAPLVFDILELGCGGAPPAIIADNYEAAISLLGEFASGAGRAVLVERKLETQQRKVHEGTREKTNSVNEAITRGSKAVNSIYNMTARIPFLMKQSHLESNEAWSAYWLPIFQALTTQCTNPCRDVRLQAFTSLQRSLLSPDLTCSDHKEWTAIFGEVLFPLIHKLLKPEVFSSDRDGMSEMRVQAASLLCKVFLQYLVLLSKWDGMLDLWVKIIDIMDRLMNSGQGDSLEEAVRENLKNVVLFMASSGFLVSPTKDASKENLWNETWKRIDRFLPDLKSDLVLEEPRSEEEQAPTEEANV
- a CDS encoding ATP synthase subunit D, with the protein product MGRVMQIASFSLAEVTYAVGGDIGYQIQESARSARFRVRTKQENVSGVLLPAFESYVTEGNNDFGLTGLGKGGQQVQRCRETYARAVEALVELASLQTAFVILDEVIKVVNRRENTIKCMKLPKNHSHDNWRYINSELDELDREEFYRLKKVANKKQRDTAATDAEIKAKKAANAAEERGDAPGPNDLLAAEEDNDVIF